The Pelodiscus sinensis isolate JC-2024 chromosome 27, ASM4963464v1, whole genome shotgun sequence DNA segment GTGATCCTGCCCCGATCCCACTGAAGTGCTGCTCTGCCCTCGGAGTCCGTGCTGGATTCAGGGATGCAGATAAGACTTAAAGCCAAGTGTCCACATGAAAAGTCCAGGGGCCCATTCTGTGactgcagagggagaggggaaccACAGAGCTAAATTCCCGCTCGCATTAGACCGTTCTGCCTTCTTAAACTCCCTGGCAGGGTCAATAGGATGTCACAGAATCCTCCACCCCGGTGCCTAAGCGCTGGCCTCATGCGGTCGTTTTGCTCTGCTCCGCCGGGCCTGGCCTTAGGAGTGAGCAGTGCCAGGCAGCCTGGGCACAGGTTTGTGCAGCCCGGGGCTGCTTCTGCCAGTCACAAAGCTGCTTCCTCTTCCCATAGGCTCCCAGGGGCAGTTTGGGGCCTCCAAGGCCTGTGGCATGTTTAACGGCAGCCTGTGAGCTCCGGATACTAGTCAGGTGGGCTGAGCTGTCCCCGTCCGGTCGTGCTGAGGCAGGTGCCTGCTGCCATCTAGAGGAACCAAGTTGGACCCACCAAGCCAAACCAGCTGCTGTGGTTTGGAAAGTTGGGTCTCTCCCTGCACCGGGGCTTTCTCCAGGCTGGATTCTGTTCTCAAGCCAGTTTTGCACTGGAGTGACTTTGTTGAGTTCAGTCACCAGCGCCAATCAGAGCAGAATTGGGCCCAGATTAAAGAACAGGAACGTGGGGCTTTTTCAAGCATTTATGTGCAACAGGCCAGACCCTTTACTACCATCGGCATTGCCCCCGCTGATTCTATGACCCCAGCTGAGGTCTGGCCCCATCTTTGCAGAGGAAATGTGACACCTTATCTGGCTGCTCATGCCAGGCACCTTGCCACTGTCTCCCTGgcatttttcctcctttcccccaatTCTTAGGATCCCATTAAAGAAAATGCCCTCAATCCGTCAGACCTTGCAAGAGATGGGTGTGAAAGTGTCGGACGTCTTCCCTGTCCTGAAGCAGGATAAATACGCCGGCGCCGCAGGCCCTCGGAATGGAACGGCCCCCACTATCCTCACCAACTATCTGGACGTGAGTTCTCCCAATCTCCTTAGGGAGTGGGGCGGCTTTCTCTGTCCCTAGTGTGGACGCAGCTACCTCGGTGAAAGGAACTCTGTACTGAGCCTGCTATTTCCACTCGGGAAGCCCATCCCTTCTGGCTAAGCTATCTCACATCTTTTAGAGTGACATCCGGGCTTGAGTCAAAGGCTTCAGATGATGGCAAATCCGCCACGTCCCTAGGGAAATTGTTCCAGACGTTTGTTATCCTTTACGCAGGCTCGCCAAGGGAAACAGACAGGAGTGTGAGGTACAGTGTGCTCATTGGGGCTGGAACCATCTTGTGTCACCCTGAGTCCACTGCCAGGGAGGCAGCGTGGTCTAGTGTTTAGAGCTGGAGCCAAGGAGTCGGAACTCATGGCTTCGGGTGGTGGCCCTGCGACTAACTTGGTGGGTGATGTTGTTCATCTCTGCAGGTATAACCACCCCGTGAGCGAGCCTGTGAGCCCGGGGTCACAGATTGGGGCTTACAGAGCTCCTGCGACCAGATTGAAAATGGCTGGGGAGGCAACACTTCTAAAATGCAGGCTCTGAAGCCCAGCCTCATCCAGAGGCTTCGGGGTTGCACTGCAACATTGCCACAGCACAGCTCAGCATAGGGGTGCACCCTCTGCGAGCCCAAGTCTGTGGGCCTGTGCTCAGAGGTGTAAACACACCCCATGTGTCTCCATTTACACGCCTGTAATATCTCTCTGGCCTGGGAATTTATCTGGTCCCTGTTGCTGTTGTATCTCAATGCACCACAACAGTGAATGAGCTTATCCCTCTGCCACCCTTCAAAGACGGGGGTCTAACTCCATTGTACTGCTGGGAAGCTACGGGAGGCCtagtcaatgttccctctcatcttttctatccacgtgtggatttttttcccatccatgtgcagaataattttatgcgcactgaggcatgtgtgaatgtgcaccaccaggagaaacacaaacctagttgtgggtactctgctaatcagctgaacaatatttgaatctctcctcagcagccacacaagcgttcaacttacagggaacatggGTCCTAGCCCTGTTTCAGGCTTGGCATTGCAGGGCCTATGCAATTTAGATGGCTAAGGCCCTTTTTCAGAAAGGGATTCAGGCAGTTTGAAGGTCAATGGGACGTAGGCTCCAAAGTATCTACATCAGGTCTGGAAATGGCTTAGGCTTTGCAATGCTGAGCAGAGCAACCcctcattcctctttcaaaattgGGGCTTAAGTGCCATGCCCAAGGTCTCCCAGtgtgtctgtggcagagcaggaccAGTGATACCTATCGACCAGGGTGGCATAAGTAATTAAAGCTGGCTTATGGCTTTGAGACAAGGCTGTTGTTAGGGTGTATCAACGGGAACGCAAGTCATTCTAGCACAAGTCAGCTCTGCCACAGCTCTCATTCTGTTCTAACGCTCCACCTGTGTGCTCTCCAGACCCAGTACTTTGGCGAGATCAGCATTGGCACACCGCCACAGACCTTCAAAGTGGTCTTCGACACGGGCTCGGCCAACCTTTGGGTGCCTTCCTCCAGATGCTCTCCCCTCTACAGCGCCTGTGGTGAGCCAGATTCTGGGCTGGTGCAAAGTAGGGCTGACTGCATTTGACTCAATAGAGTGGGAGCAGAAGGAGACCACAGcagaaggggagggtggaagaagccTGCGGGATAGCAAAGTGCACGTTCACACCCCAACGTGCATGGTGATGACCGGGAAACGCTACTTCCAGATGGGACTGTATGGGCCACGAGGCAGGGAAGGGTTCTGGACTCAGCCATGTGGTGGGAGAACATCTGTGATTATAGCAGGAGAATATggaagaggggagaaaaggaCTTGAATGCCGTCTGAGAACACATCTCAGGGAGTTAGGGATGTGAGAATCCTGCCACACAGGAACCTGTGGAGGGAGTCTGATCTTGTGATGAAGAGATTCAAAGATCTGGGCAACTATTCTTTGCCCTGACACTGACTCTCTGTGTGGCCTTGGGGAAGTCCCCTCATCTCTCTGagcctgagccaaagcccactgaagtccgtcgaaagactcccattgacttggatgggctttggatcaggctgtcTGCACAATGGGGATAATTCTCCCTGACATCAGCAAGGAAGGGCGAGGAGGAATGAATTCACTGTGGTGAGGTGCTCCCGTACTATAGCGATGGAAGCAGATAGTGCTGACCTGTCCTGCTGATTGGCTTTAACTCTCCTTTCAAATGTATCTCCCCAGTGTCTCACAACCGCTATGACTCTTCCAAATCCCGCACGTACCTGGAGAACGGAACGGGGTTTGCGATCCAGTATGGATCAGGGAGCGTGAAAGGTTTTCTCAGCCAGGATGTTGTCATGGTAAGTGCTAGCTAAGCCATGCTATGTACAAACGGAAGCCTAGGTAATTGTCTGCTCCAaaggccattgaagtcaatgcaaagGCACCCTCAGACTCCACTAGCTACTGGATCAGGCTATAAACCCCCCGGGATAGGCTAAATCTTCAGCTAGTGTGACTTAGTAGCACTGTTCCAGTGTAGCCCCGCCGATTAACTGAGCTGGGGGGTCTGACCCAATGACTCAGTGGATTTCTAAAGCCTCTCCCATTTTGAGTGCCAGCAGCTATGTCCACATGGACAGTGCTTGGCAGTCCAATGCAGAGTCAATAGACACCCCAGCTTGCCACAAGCTAAATGTCCATGCGCACACGCCCTTACTGCTTCCTTTACATGAAAGCTGAGCTTCTCCCCCAATCACTGGACTCGAGGAGTTTATGCTTAGAGTATTGTGAGTGTCCTGAAACAATCAAGAGAGCCAATAACAAAGAGTGCAGTAGAGTTGGCTTAAACTCCAATTGTTTCGGACCTCCGCAGGCATTATTAGTTGCATGGGGgtaggcagtgtttctcaactagtggtacgagtacccttagtggtactcgagagaagtcggcggggggaggggggtggggacgTCAactcaactgaaatttggagaaaactaaatttttgtttgaagttttacagcactttattattttgggactttttacacccacaaatttcattgcctgcccagctatgattaagttatttaaaaacaaatgtgttgcagtggtaaacaaaaatgtgtgtgtctgaaaactgtaggtactggggtacttataatttttttttttaaagggggtacttctaatggggtttttttttttaaaggttgagaaacactggtggtAGGGGCCTTATTGGACTTTCCCCCAACTAGAGGAGAATAGTGTTTGTGGCTTCCACTGCAGCAGTGTGGAGCCAGATTAAgaagccccagctcccctcggAGATCTGTGGGTGTTGTGGGGCTCAGCATGAAAACCGGGCACTTGGGATGGATGATTGGCATTCCTTTGCATGCCCTTGAGCCGCAGTGGCGTTGGGGCTCGAGTGAGGGTGGAATGGCTGAGGCGTTTCTTCCCCTTggctattcccagcttctgcaaTAGTGGCTGGTCCACACTGGCTGTGGACAGGTGCGTCTAGGTTAGAGCTTGACTCTGCACTAGAGCCTGTAGCAGCCCTAGAAATGCCAGGGTCAGGGAGCATCGCTGCTTACAACCAGCATAGAGATGAATCGGGATCCTTTGTGCTCCCCCTCCTCTTGTGTGTTTAAATGAGCAATACCCAAGCCCTCAATATTTGTGCTCCAAAGTGAAAAGCTCAAAACCCCATGCACTTTGCATTGTCTCATCCGCTCCTCTCCCCAGGTGGCCGACATCCCCATTATCCAGGTCTTTGCTGAGGCCACGGCGCTGCCTGCTTTCCCCTTCATCTTTGCCAGGTTTGATGGGGTGCTGGGCATGGGGTACCCCAGCCAGGCCATCGATGGCATCACCCCGGTGTTTGACCGGATCCTCTCCCAGCAGGTCCTGAAGGAGGATGTGTTCTCAGTCTACTACAGCAGGTGCGTGTTGCTGGGAGCAAACGGCCAGGCAACCTGCAAGAATCTCTTAGTTTTGTACCATGTGGGGAGTCTGGGATTCACTGCTGCAAGAGCAATGAGTGGGAGAGTTTGTCTGGGCTCCAGGGGTGAAAGGAAATTACATTTCTGACAGCGTCTGTCCTGTCTCAACCCGGGTCCCtaccagctctttcaatagctgcctgctggcttgtgccgcagctcagccagctcttgccggagcagCACACTGTCACCTCTGCTGAGTTCAGAATTAGGCCCTGGTGTAGCATGGCCTTCGCTGCCTGTTCAGGAGAGACCTGAGGTGGGCAGGGTTGGGAAGCAGGCTTGGAATTGAATAAGAGAGGAGCTGCGGGCCAGGGTAGAAAGGCAGAGGCAACACTGTGTGGGTGCCCGGGACTGGAATAGCAGGAGGGGCGATGGATCAAGATTGAGGGGCTCAGGCCTGCTTATGTTGGGGAACCCTTTACTGGAATAACCAGGTGTGTGGCAGCTCAGAGAGAAAGGTCGAGCAGGTCAAAAAATGTCATTCAAAACATCTTTTGGTAGAAAATGGTGTTtttgtatgtgggggggaggggataaatGTTCTGTGAGAAATATCCAAATATCTTATGAAAAAAGGGACACCCCCAAGCCTGAGGCTGGTTTGGTTTTCAGGGGCTGAAAATGGGGCGGAGGAGAAGTCGGGTTTTCAATGAAAATCCAAAACTTTTTGAGGGAAAATGCAGATGGACACCCACTTTCCAGCCAGCTTGCATGAAAGGCCTTCGGGAGCGTGGTTTGGGGGAGGTGTATCCCGGAGCCGTCTGCACTGTCTGGCTCACGGGAGCCATGAGACTAAATTCAAAGGACACAAACTAATGAGCACCCAATCCGGAAATAAGAACGTGACGCGAAACCTGCAGCTCTCGCGTGCTCGACTAAAGGTGCGACGGTCAGTGAGGATCAGAGCCTAACGACTCCTCCCCCAAAGTCCTGGgaggccaaatcctcagctgatgtaaatctgtGTAACTCTGTACCAGCTTACACCAGCTCAGGAGCTGGCCTGCTGGCATGCAGAGCTCCTGAAGGCAAAAACCCCCTCGGATCCTGGTTTGATTCGCTTTCTCTTTCTTTGCAGAGCGTCGAAGTAAGAACCCTCTCAAGGCAGCACCACACTAACAACCCCCCTTGCACCCGGTTCTGGGTGGTAAACTCTGCTAGCTCTGCCAGAAACGTGCCCCCCAAATGTCTCCCTTTAGCAGCCCAGGACTGGTTCGTATGAGCTATCTCATTGCATTTCCTGGGCAGGAAGCCCCGCCATTGACATAGGAGGTCAGTGATGCTCACTGGAACACGCCTCGGCTTCTAAAGCACAGCCTTGCCCAAGCAGCCCGGTGGCAGCTTTGCTGGGTGTGAACCTTGAGATTCCCCAAAAGCCTCTAATCAGAGCTTTCAGTGTGTAGAGCTATCTCCCAGACCCAATGCGccctccaatcttttccatccatgtgtggaatacattttttgtGCGCACCAAGGCATGAGAACGTGCAACACCAGTAGAAACACGAAACCtagcagtgggtgctctgctaatcagctgggcagcgtctgaatttctcctgagtggccacacaagcgcatggcttatagggaacactgtcCCAGGCTCTCATCTCCTGCTAACTAACTCCCTTCACTTGATTCATCTGGGCCATCGCTGCAAATGGGAACTCCGCAAGGCTTGGTCTCTGCGGGGTTTCCCCACCCCGGCCTTTCTGGAGAAGGGACAAGCTAGGAAGTAACTCTCTTGCGTTGTATGTCCTAGGAACTCTCTtttgaaacctggaggggaaaTTATCCTTGGAGGAAAGGATCCAGCCTACTACACCGGGGATTTCCACTACATGAACGTCAACAAgaaaggctactggcagatcaGCATGAAGGGGTCAGTAGCAGGGAGAATGCCTGGCCCCTACAGAGCCGCCTGCCTCCAGGGGCCCTGAgccaggtgggggagggcagctctgcacccatggaaggggcgggaccgagggtggatggggcggggccaagggccaAAAGAGTGGGACCAAGGGCACTTGGTCCTCAGCCCTACCTAGAGTGTAGAGCGTAtgcgcacatacacacactcacacacacacacacacacaccagcccttAGCACTATCCCAAGCTCACATCACACTGGAGTGGTGCTCTGACGGCAAATTAAAGGACCGGGGACTCGGGCCACTACCGGCAGCTAGAATCCCGGGCTTCTTTGAATTGCCTGGCCCCAGGGTAATTTCCCCCTTTAccactcctccctccacccctcctcctctgccatccATCAGTGGGCCTGACTGGCGACCGGAGTGCGGCAGGGAGAGGTTGGGAGGCAGTCACAGCTCTGTCTTTCATGCCATAGGGTGTCCGTTGGGGCTGAAATGCTGTTCTGCAAAGAAGGCTGTTCGGTGGCCATCGACACAGGAGCCTCCTACATCAC contains these protein-coding regions:
- the REN gene encoding renin, whose protein sequence is MQTEQTRRMERYLIFAMTTWSAGFLCSSTDAFQRIPLKKMPSIRQTLQEMGVKVSDVFPVLKQDKYAGAAGPRNGTAPTILTNYLDTQYFGEISIGTPPQTFKVVFDTGSANLWVPSSRCSPLYSACVSHNRYDSSKSRTYLENGTGFAIQYGSGSVKGFLSQDVVMVADIPIIQVFAEATALPAFPFIFARFDGVLGMGYPSQAIDGITPVFDRILSQQVLKEDVFSVYYSRNSLLKPGGEIILGGKDPAYYTGDFHYMNVNKKGYWQISMKGVSVGAEMLFCKEGCSVAIDTGASYITGPAGSIAVLMRAIQATELAEGGYIVDCDKVHLLPDISFHLGGKVYVLSGSAYILRQSQFGEDICTVTFAGLDIPPPTGPLWILGASFIGHYYTEFDRRNNRIGFATSL